A single window of Magnetococcus marinus MC-1 DNA harbors:
- a CDS encoding transposase yields MAPHVTQRGNRRQDVFFEEADYLFYLETVSYWSQKYGVEVLAYCLMTKHIHLVAVPSTEHGLQEVMRETHLRYARRINFSKGWTGHLWQGRYASTPMDEPHMLMAVRYVELNPVCAGMVEGAEHYRWSSAKAHMEGKDDSLVKVSLLLELVPEWSRFLKQGIGSKEQERIRLHERTGRPMGRDSFIEELESRLGVTVQRPRYQAATGAGNGGTRFPFLRSAITSAR; encoded by the coding sequence GTGGCACCTCATGTAACACAGCGTGGAAATCGTCGTCAGGATGTATTTTTTGAGGAAGCAGATTATTTGTTTTATTTAGAAACAGTAAGCTATTGGAGCCAAAAATACGGTGTGGAGGTATTAGCTTATTGTCTGATGACGAAGCATATCCATTTGGTAGCGGTTCCATCGACGGAGCATGGTCTTCAAGAAGTAATGCGTGAAACGCATTTGCGCTATGCAAGGCGCATCAATTTTAGCAAAGGTTGGACGGGCCACTTATGGCAGGGGCGCTATGCCTCAACACCCATGGATGAGCCGCATATGTTGATGGCGGTGCGGTATGTAGAGTTGAATCCTGTCTGTGCCGGTATGGTTGAGGGAGCAGAGCATTATCGCTGGAGTAGCGCCAAAGCTCATATGGAAGGGAAAGACGACAGTCTAGTAAAGGTGTCACTATTATTGGAGTTGGTGCCGGAATGGAGCCGTTTTCTAAAACAAGGTATAGGCTCGAAAGAACAAGAACGAATAAGGCTGCATGAGCGCACAGGAAGGCCAATGGGAAGAGATTCTTTTATTGAGGAACTTGAAAGCCGTTTAGGGGTAACCGTTCAGAGACCCCGATATCAAGCGGCTACTGGAGCCGGTAACGGCGGTACGAGGTTTCCCTTTCTCCGTTCAGCAATCACCTCAGCAAGATAG
- a CDS encoding IS66-like element ISMasp4 family transposase → MKLSDHDLLQIDEEYLSSLSSAELLAVSRKMLEDLKESRERLNRTPDNSSQPPSSRPAYLGIPVEQDETLSDEDEEDVSPVEKKGTDDADGDDSPGPSGSSTPSAPGNGKSDSSGKKPKGRAGKPVGAKGFGRTQIIPIRSTVVHRAETCAACDAALPLDARFTARIGYVTIDLIRGAPDQPGLRLEGTKHLFGEVACRCGHISCTGPGTGDRLEIAGRKTATSLSEWRIVGPMLAAFIVALAKRMRLSRSKVQEFLIDWFGLELSVGTIDNCIREVGLAAAPVQDELIAELRASALAHVDETPWKQKGQALWLWVFATANTVLFCVGRRTRQMVLDILTEEYAGWLMSDGLMNYRIFSRRLRCWAHLIRKAKGLSTSLDKESKRFGSRVLEVLEYMVEEVKDGSDPPAAESILEEFQGYCELYRDYPPSEKVRSLAVELLNDWDVIWQPVRVPGLPLTNNDAERALRHWVIARLISHGTRTAEGSRVLGVLASVIETCRLRNVSPWDYLAEVIAERRKGNLVPPLPAPVAA, encoded by the coding sequence ATGAAGCTTTCAGATCACGACCTGCTCCAGATTGATGAGGAATATCTCTCCTCACTATCGTCTGCAGAGTTACTGGCCGTCAGCCGGAAAATGTTGGAGGATCTCAAGGAATCTCGTGAGCGTTTGAACCGAACACCCGACAACAGTTCCCAGCCGCCCAGCAGTCGTCCGGCGTACCTTGGGATTCCAGTTGAGCAAGACGAAACGCTTTCGGATGAGGATGAAGAGGACGTTTCGCCGGTGGAGAAGAAGGGAACCGATGATGCGGATGGAGATGATTCACCAGGGCCATCCGGCAGTTCTACTCCCTCTGCTCCAGGAAATGGTAAGTCGGATTCCTCAGGCAAGAAGCCGAAAGGCAGGGCTGGGAAGCCAGTTGGGGCCAAGGGATTCGGCAGAACGCAGATAATTCCGATTCGGAGTACCGTGGTTCATCGAGCGGAAACGTGTGCTGCCTGCGATGCTGCCCTTCCCTTGGATGCTCGATTTACAGCTCGAATCGGCTATGTGACCATCGATCTGATAAGGGGTGCCCCGGATCAGCCTGGATTGAGGCTAGAGGGGACCAAGCACCTTTTTGGGGAAGTTGCCTGTAGATGCGGCCATATTTCATGTACCGGTCCCGGCACAGGGGATAGACTTGAGATTGCAGGACGCAAAACCGCAACCAGTTTGAGTGAATGGCGTATTGTCGGCCCCATGTTGGCTGCTTTCATTGTTGCGCTCGCAAAACGGATGCGGTTGTCTCGCTCCAAGGTTCAGGAGTTTTTGATCGATTGGTTCGGCCTGGAGTTGAGTGTCGGGACCATCGACAATTGCATACGTGAGGTCGGACTGGCTGCCGCCCCTGTTCAGGATGAACTGATTGCCGAACTTCGTGCATCCGCTCTGGCTCATGTAGACGAAACGCCTTGGAAGCAAAAAGGTCAAGCTTTGTGGCTCTGGGTTTTCGCGACGGCAAATACGGTCTTGTTTTGCGTGGGACGCCGGACTCGACAAATGGTCCTTGATATCCTGACCGAGGAATATGCAGGCTGGCTAATGAGCGATGGACTCATGAACTACCGGATTTTCTCCAGGCGGCTGCGCTGCTGGGCGCACTTGATCCGAAAAGCCAAGGGGTTGTCGACAAGCCTGGATAAAGAGAGCAAACGATTCGGCTCCAGGGTATTGGAGGTCCTGGAATACATGGTCGAAGAGGTCAAAGATGGATCGGATCCGCCAGCTGCCGAGTCGATTTTGGAAGAATTCCAGGGATACTGCGAATTGTACAGAGATTATCCCCCGTCCGAGAAAGTTCGCAGCCTTGCCGTTGAGCTTCTCAATGACTGGGATGTTATCTGGCAACCTGTGAGAGTTCCAGGGCTGCCGCTGACCAACAACGATGCGGAGCGGGCTCTGCGCCACTGGGTCATTGCGCGTCTGATCAGCCACGGAACTCGTACGGCAGAAGGGAGTCGGGTATTGGGTGTGCTGGCTAGCGTCATCGAAACTTGCCGATTGCGGAACGTGTCTCCCTGGGACTATCTTGCTGAGGTGATTGCTGAACGGAGAAAGGGAAACCTCGTACCGCCGTTACCGGCTCCAGTAGCCGCTTGA